From a single Paraburkholderia youngii genomic region:
- a CDS encoding aldehyde dehydrogenase: MDSHFQLYIDGQFEPGAATFASVNPATGKAWAQMPEARTEQVNRAVEAASRALTDSAWAGLTASARGKLLYKLAGLVEQAAPRLAEIETNDTGKIIRETSSQIAYVAEYYRYYAGIADKLEGSSIPVDKPDMQVWLERQPVGVVAAIVPWNSQLFLSAVKLGPALAAGCTVVLKASEEAPGPLLEFAKLVHEAGFPPGVVNVITGFGPECGAVLSSHPKVDKVAFTGGPETARHIVSNTSNNLAKVSLELGGKSPFIVFADTDIQSAVNAQVAAIFAASGQSCVAGSRLLIEASVKERFLALLVERVSRIRVGSPNEMTTEYGPLCTERQLRNIEKVVANSVRQGARVLAGGKTLERDGYYYAPTILDCTGVSDADSITTELFGPVLSVDTFNTEQEAIDKANSTAYGLAAGIFTTSLTRAHRVSKRVRSGIVWINTYRAVSPLVPFGGFGLSGHGREGGMAAALEYTTTKSVWLRTSDEPISDPFVMR, encoded by the coding sequence ATGGATTCGCATTTTCAGCTGTACATCGACGGACAGTTCGAACCCGGCGCCGCCACGTTCGCGAGCGTCAACCCGGCCACCGGCAAAGCGTGGGCGCAAATGCCCGAAGCGCGCACGGAGCAGGTCAACCGGGCGGTCGAGGCGGCCAGCCGCGCGCTCACCGATTCCGCGTGGGCCGGCCTCACCGCGTCGGCGCGCGGCAAGCTGCTCTACAAGCTGGCCGGGCTCGTCGAACAGGCTGCGCCGCGACTCGCTGAAATTGAAACGAACGACACCGGCAAGATCATTCGCGAGACGTCCAGCCAGATTGCTTACGTCGCCGAGTACTACCGCTACTACGCCGGCATCGCCGACAAGCTCGAAGGGAGCAGCATTCCCGTCGACAAGCCGGACATGCAGGTCTGGCTAGAACGGCAGCCGGTCGGCGTGGTCGCCGCGATCGTGCCGTGGAATAGCCAGTTGTTCCTATCCGCCGTCAAGCTCGGGCCGGCGCTCGCCGCCGGTTGCACGGTCGTGCTCAAGGCGTCCGAGGAAGCCCCAGGACCGCTGCTCGAATTCGCGAAGCTCGTGCACGAGGCCGGCTTCCCGCCAGGCGTCGTCAACGTGATTACCGGCTTCGGGCCGGAATGCGGTGCGGTGCTCAGCAGCCATCCGAAGGTCGACAAGGTTGCCTTCACGGGCGGCCCGGAAACTGCGCGGCACATCGTGTCGAACACATCGAACAACCTCGCGAAGGTGTCGCTGGAACTGGGCGGCAAGTCGCCCTTCATCGTGTTCGCCGATACCGATATCCAGAGTGCCGTGAACGCGCAGGTGGCGGCCATCTTCGCGGCGAGCGGCCAAAGCTGCGTGGCGGGCTCGCGGCTGCTGATCGAAGCCTCCGTGAAAGAGCGGTTTCTCGCCCTGCTGGTGGAGCGCGTGTCGCGCATACGGGTGGGTTCGCCCAACGAGATGACGACCGAATACGGGCCGCTTTGCACCGAGAGGCAACTGCGCAACATCGAGAAGGTCGTCGCGAACTCGGTGCGTCAGGGCGCCAGGGTGCTCGCCGGCGGCAAGACGCTGGAACGCGACGGCTACTACTATGCGCCGACGATTCTCGACTGCACCGGCGTGAGCGACGCCGACAGCATTACGACGGAGTTGTTCGGGCCGGTGCTTTCGGTGGATACGTTCAACACCGAGCAGGAAGCGATCGACAAGGCGAACAGCACCGCCTACGGTCTCGCCGCGGGCATTTTCACCACCAGCCTGACTCGCGCGCATCGCGTGTCGAAGCGCGTGCGCTCGGGGATCGTCTGGATCAATACCTATCGCGCGGTGTCTCCGCTGGTGCCATTCGGCGGCTTTGGCCTGTCCGGTCACGGCCGCGAAGGCGGCATGGCCGCGGCGCTCGAATACACGACGACGAAGTCGGTATGGCTGCGCACCTCGGACGAGCCGATCAGCGATCCGTTCGTGATGCGCTGA
- a CDS encoding alpha/beta fold hydrolase, which yields MNPDMSPTRVISHGQRGRTAGTCYSVYARQSDAAAETVVLIHGVGMNQSVWAPQIDALSESFRVVVYDMLGHGDSVLPSAEPSLDEYAAQLASLLDALRIERAHVVGHSMGALVALEFALTHPERTLSVAALNAVYDRTPAQREAVMTRAATLGDARADTGVDGTLSRWFGDPIPGHLTQAARAVRALLLAVDPVGYARTYRLFACSDDAHVGRLASLAVPALFLTGEGDPNSSAQMSRAMAAAAPQGRAEVIANARHMMNVTDPERVNASLLAFLVEASALRRKNPAMTAATTAATTAVPTGERHG from the coding sequence ATGAATCCTGATATGTCGCCGACGCGCGTGATCTCGCATGGTCAGCGTGGCCGAACCGCGGGCACCTGCTACAGCGTGTACGCGCGGCAATCGGACGCCGCCGCCGAAACCGTCGTGCTGATCCACGGCGTAGGCATGAATCAGAGCGTGTGGGCGCCGCAGATCGATGCGTTATCCGAATCGTTTCGCGTCGTTGTCTACGACATGCTGGGGCACGGCGACAGCGTGCTGCCGAGCGCGGAGCCCTCGCTCGACGAATACGCGGCGCAGCTCGCGTCGCTGCTCGACGCGCTGCGGATCGAGCGCGCGCACGTGGTGGGGCATTCGATGGGCGCGCTGGTCGCGCTGGAATTCGCGCTGACCCACCCCGAGCGCACGCTCAGCGTCGCCGCGTTGAACGCGGTGTACGACCGCACGCCGGCACAGCGCGAGGCGGTGATGACGCGCGCGGCCACGCTCGGCGATGCGCGTGCCGACACCGGGGTGGACGGAACCCTGTCGCGCTGGTTCGGCGATCCCATTCCGGGACACCTGACCCAGGCCGCGCGGGCGGTGCGAGCGCTGCTGCTTGCCGTCGATCCGGTGGGCTACGCGCGCACCTACCGTCTGTTCGCCTGCTCGGACGACGCGCATGTCGGGCGTCTCGCGAGTCTCGCGGTTCCCGCGCTATTTCTGACGGGCGAGGGCGATCCGAATTCGAGCGCGCAGATGTCGCGGGCGATGGCCGCGGCGGCACCACAGGGCCGCGCCGAAGTGATCGCGAACGCGCGCCACATGATGAACGTCACCGACCCGGAGCGCGTGAACGCAAGCCTGCTCGCGTTCCTTGTCGAAGCATCGGCGTTGCGAAGGAAGAACCCCGCAATGACCGCAGCAACTACCGCAGCAACTACCGCAGTACCAACCGGAGAACGCCATGGCTGA
- a CDS encoding ABC transporter permease encodes MLLDFDRLGGLRWALVAIGAAVALFLLLPILFIVALSFGDSQWLIFPPPGWTLEWYRQLFTDAGWIDSLLTSAKLAVIVMALSVLLGFLASLALVRGKFRGREAVKGFFLTPMVLPVVVLAVALYAFFLRIGLNGTMTGFVLGHLIIALPFSIISISNSLVSFDTALEDAALICGASPLTVKLRVTLPAIRLGLFAAAIFAFLASWDEVVVSIFMSSPTLQTLPVRIWSTLRQDLTPVVAAASSLLVALTTVLMLAGAVLRRAR; translated from the coding sequence ATGTTGCTCGATTTCGATCGTCTCGGCGGGCTTCGCTGGGCACTGGTGGCCATAGGCGCGGCCGTCGCACTGTTTCTGCTGCTGCCGATCCTGTTCATCGTCGCGCTGTCTTTCGGCGATTCGCAGTGGCTGATTTTCCCGCCGCCGGGCTGGACGCTGGAGTGGTATCGGCAGCTTTTCACGGACGCGGGCTGGATCGACTCGCTGCTGACGAGCGCGAAGCTGGCCGTGATCGTGATGGCGCTTTCGGTGCTGCTCGGTTTTCTTGCGTCGCTTGCGCTGGTGCGCGGCAAGTTCCGCGGCCGCGAAGCGGTGAAAGGCTTCTTCCTGACACCGATGGTGCTGCCCGTCGTCGTTCTGGCCGTCGCGCTGTACGCGTTCTTTCTGCGCATCGGCCTGAACGGCACGATGACCGGCTTCGTGCTCGGCCATCTGATCATCGCGCTGCCGTTCTCGATCATCTCCATCAGCAACTCGCTGGTGAGCTTCGATACGGCGCTCGAAGATGCCGCGCTGATCTGCGGCGCGTCGCCGCTCACCGTGAAGCTGCGCGTGACCCTTCCCGCGATCCGGCTCGGCCTGTTCGCCGCCGCGATCTTCGCGTTTCTCGCGTCGTGGGATGAAGTCGTGGTGTCGATCTTCATGTCGAGCCCGACACTCCAAACGCTGCCCGTGCGTATCTGGTCGACGCTGCGGCAGGACCTGACGCCCGTCGTTGCGGCGGCGTCTTCACTGCTGGTCGCATTGACGACCGTATTGATGCTGGCGGGCGCCGTGCTGCGCCGCGCGCGCTAA
- a CDS encoding ABC transporter substrate-binding protein codes for MSSRSIPFIAPLFVACATALAAAPALAADPIVFTSWGGTTQSSQQKNWAQPFTQASGITVLMDGPTDYGKLKAMVDSGNVSWDVVDVEGDFAYAAQKAGLIEPIDYSVVKKDELDPRFATPDAVGSFYYSFVLGYNKSKYTGAQPQTWADLFDTKKFPGKRTFYKWSAPGVLEIALLADGVPPNKLYPLDLDRAFKKLDTIKSDIVWWSGGAQSQQLLASGEAPIGMFWNGRLHALAQTGVPVAISWNQNLTAADMLVIPKGAKHRAEAMKYLAAATSPQAQAKFAAETGYAPINVKSAALMPAAMAKTLPDQYKDSQINLDMKYWADNRDAIAKRWYAWQSK; via the coding sequence ATGAGCAGCAGAAGCATTCCGTTTATCGCGCCGTTGTTCGTTGCTTGCGCGACGGCGCTCGCGGCAGCGCCCGCACTCGCCGCAGACCCGATCGTCTTCACCAGCTGGGGTGGCACCACGCAGTCGTCGCAACAGAAGAATTGGGCGCAGCCGTTCACGCAGGCGAGCGGCATCACCGTGTTGATGGATGGCCCGACCGACTACGGCAAGCTGAAGGCGATGGTCGATAGCGGCAACGTAAGCTGGGACGTCGTCGATGTGGAAGGCGACTTCGCGTACGCCGCGCAAAAGGCCGGCCTGATCGAGCCGATCGACTACTCGGTCGTGAAGAAGGACGAACTGGACCCGCGCTTTGCGACCCCGGACGCGGTGGGCAGCTTCTATTACTCGTTCGTGCTCGGCTACAACAAGTCGAAGTACACGGGCGCGCAGCCGCAGACGTGGGCAGATCTGTTCGACACGAAGAAATTCCCCGGCAAGCGCACGTTCTACAAGTGGTCGGCGCCGGGCGTGCTGGAAATCGCGCTGCTCGCCGATGGCGTGCCGCCGAACAAGCTCTATCCGCTCGACCTCGACCGCGCGTTCAAGAAGCTCGACACGATCAAGAGCGACATTGTCTGGTGGAGCGGCGGCGCGCAGTCGCAGCAACTGCTCGCCTCGGGTGAAGCGCCGATCGGCATGTTCTGGAACGGGCGTTTGCATGCGCTCGCGCAGACCGGCGTGCCGGTGGCCATTTCGTGGAACCAGAACCTGACCGCCGCCGACATGCTGGTAATTCCGAAGGGCGCCAAGCATCGCGCGGAAGCGATGAAGTATCTGGCGGCCGCGACGAGCCCGCAGGCGCAGGCGAAATTCGCCGCCGAGACGGGTTACGCGCCGATCAACGTGAAGTCGGCCGCGCTGATGCCGGCCGCGATGGCGAAGACGCTGCCCGACCAGTACAAGGACTCGCAGATCAATCTCGACATGAAGTACTGGGCCGACAACCGCGACGCGATTGCGAAGCGCTGGTACGCGTGGCAATCGAAATAA
- a CDS encoding LLM class flavin-dependent oxidoreductase has product MRFSLFVHMERVSGQTSQKQLYDEMVELCQIADRGGMHAVWTGEHHGMDFTIAPNPFINLADLANKTKHVRLGTGTVVAPFWHPIKLAGEAAMTDIISNGRLELGIARGAYSFEYERLHPGLDAWGAGQRMRELIPAVKKLWEGDYAHEGEFWKFPSTTSSPLPLQRPHPPIWVAARDPNSHEFAVSNGCNVQVTPLHLGDEEVEKLVGHFNAACEKFSNLPRPQIMLLRHTYVASSENDAQIAADEVNTFYNYFGAWFKNERPVSRGMIKTLSPEEIAAHPFYTPAAMRKNNVIGTPEEVIARLRAYEALGFDEYSFWIDTGMSFERKKASLERMINDVMPAFR; this is encoded by the coding sequence ATGCGATTTTCCCTCTTCGTTCACATGGAGCGCGTCTCCGGGCAGACCAGTCAGAAGCAGCTGTATGACGAAATGGTCGAGCTTTGCCAGATTGCCGATCGCGGCGGCATGCACGCCGTCTGGACCGGCGAGCACCACGGCATGGACTTCACGATCGCGCCGAATCCATTCATCAATCTCGCGGACCTCGCCAACAAGACGAAGCACGTGAGGCTCGGCACCGGCACGGTGGTGGCGCCGTTCTGGCATCCGATCAAGCTCGCCGGCGAAGCCGCGATGACCGACATCATTTCGAACGGCCGCCTGGAGCTGGGCATCGCGCGCGGCGCGTATTCGTTCGAATACGAACGCCTGCATCCGGGGCTCGACGCGTGGGGCGCGGGTCAACGCATGCGCGAACTGATCCCGGCCGTGAAAAAGCTCTGGGAAGGCGATTACGCGCACGAAGGCGAATTCTGGAAATTCCCTTCCACGACGTCTTCGCCGCTGCCGCTGCAGCGCCCGCACCCGCCGATCTGGGTGGCCGCGCGCGACCCGAACAGCCATGAGTTCGCGGTGTCCAACGGTTGCAACGTGCAGGTGACGCCGCTGCATCTGGGCGACGAAGAGGTCGAGAAGCTGGTTGGCCACTTCAACGCCGCGTGCGAGAAGTTCAGCAACCTGCCGCGCCCGCAGATCATGCTGCTGCGTCACACGTATGTCGCGAGCAGCGAAAACGACGCGCAGATCGCGGCCGACGAAGTGAACACCTTCTACAACTACTTCGGTGCATGGTTCAAGAACGAGCGGCCGGTGAGCCGCGGCATGATCAAGACGCTGAGCCCGGAAGAGATCGCTGCTCATCCGTTCTACACGCCCGCGGCGATGCGCAAGAACAACGTGATCGGCACGCCCGAGGAAGTGATTGCGCGCCTGAGGGCATACGAGGCGCTCGGCTTCGACGAGTACTCGTTCTGGATCGATACGGGCATGAGCTTCGAGCGCAAGAAGGCTTCGCTCGAACGCATGATCAACGACGTGATGCCTGCATTCCGGTAA
- a CDS encoding alpha/beta fold hydrolase, with protein MEGLSSEFRVISVDMPGHGRSDPLEPGAGLQQFVEWAAARSTSPTHRQASSIRSTTTPKPNTSTSRSCAARRMNSPLRLTLQANSSASTTSTPKRCRTAPWPACCTATARKAS; from the coding sequence ATCGAAGGGCTGTCGTCCGAGTTCCGGGTGATCTCGGTCGATATGCCGGGCCACGGTCGAAGCGATCCGCTCGAGCCAGGCGCCGGCTTGCAACAGTTCGTCGAGTGGGCAGCGGCGAGAAGTACCAGCCCGACGCATCGGCAAGCTTCATCCATTCGGTCTACAACAACACCGAAACCCAATACCAGTACATCTCGTTCCTGTGCAGCGCGCCGGATGAACTCGCCGCTTCGGCTGACGCTTCAGGCGAATTCATCGGCATCGACGACATCGACACCCAAGCGTTGCAGGACAGCGCCGTGGCCAGCATGCTGCACCGCTACCGCAAGGAAAGCCAGTTGA
- a CDS encoding ABC transporter permease, with the protein MPNVMSTVAHPPATAARKRRDWRSIWLLTPAMLLLLIFFLLPVLSLLLRSVLEPTPGLENYQQLVGSTTYLRVFGNTFLVATVVTVVTVLVGFPMAWLLAIAPRKLSSVLFAILLLSMWTNLLARTFAWMVLLQGTGPINRALMAIGLIHEPLALVNNLTGVTIGMTYIMLPFLVMPLHATLRGIDPSTLRAAAVCGASRWQAFWRILVPLAMPGVASGALMVFVMALGYFVTPALLGGPSYMMLAELIAQLVQELLNWGLAGAAAFVLLSVTLVLYALQLRFTGSARAIQGGR; encoded by the coding sequence ATGCCCAACGTAATGAGTACCGTCGCGCATCCGCCCGCGACGGCCGCGCGCAAGCGGCGCGACTGGCGCAGCATCTGGCTGCTGACGCCGGCCATGCTGCTGCTCTTGATCTTCTTCCTGCTGCCGGTGCTGTCGCTGCTATTGCGCAGCGTGCTCGAGCCGACACCGGGACTGGAGAACTATCAGCAACTGGTCGGTTCGACCACATATCTGCGCGTCTTCGGCAATACCTTTCTCGTCGCGACGGTCGTGACCGTCGTCACGGTGCTGGTGGGCTTTCCGATGGCATGGCTGCTCGCGATCGCGCCGCGCAAGCTCAGCTCCGTGCTTTTCGCGATCCTGCTGCTGTCGATGTGGACCAACCTGCTCGCACGGACTTTCGCGTGGATGGTGCTGTTGCAGGGTACGGGTCCGATCAACCGCGCGCTGATGGCGATCGGCCTGATTCACGAGCCGCTCGCGCTCGTGAACAACCTCACCGGCGTGACGATCGGCATGACGTACATCATGCTGCCGTTCCTCGTGATGCCGCTGCACGCGACGCTGCGCGGCATCGATCCGTCGACGCTGCGTGCCGCCGCGGTCTGCGGCGCGAGCCGCTGGCAGGCGTTCTGGCGCATCCTCGTGCCGCTCGCGATGCCGGGTGTGGCCTCCGGCGCGCTGATGGTATTCGTGATGGCGCTCGGCTACTTCGTCACGCCCGCGCTGCTCGGCGGTCCGTCGTACATGATGCTCGCCGAACTCATCGCGCAGCTCGTGCAGGAACTGCTGAACTGGGGCCTCGCCGGTGCTGCCGCTTTCGTACTGCTGAGCGTGACGCTCGTGCTCTATGCGTTGCAATTGCGCTTTACCGGCAGTGCGCGCGCAATTCAGGGAGGACGCTGA
- a CDS encoding flavin reductase: MAESITAPRAQPPFDIVDFRRALGAFVTGVTVVTTVQADGSPRGFTANSFTSVSLDPPLILVCVAKTAASYAVFSDTHRFAVSVLAEDQKHVSGVFASKAADKFAQVPWSTRKTGAPVMDGSAASFDCTTHQVVDAGDHIILIGRVVDFVQTSSSPLGYCRGAYVNFSLSQDALAAAAGRAKVGAILEHRDGLVLVDTGKGLGLPTGIKLDPASDPASLHGVLAKLGLHVHLDFLFAVFEDGSGKEPGVHIYYRGRVIPNGSPWLDSSVRIVPLSQIPWDDVSDAAVRSMLERYERERRQDAFGIYVGDSEAGTVQPLGLAH, translated from the coding sequence ATGGCTGAGTCGATCACCGCCCCGCGCGCGCAACCCCCTTTCGATATCGTCGATTTTCGACGCGCGCTCGGCGCATTCGTGACGGGCGTGACCGTCGTCACGACCGTCCAGGCGGACGGTTCGCCGCGGGGCTTCACGGCGAACTCGTTCACGTCGGTGTCGCTCGATCCGCCGCTGATTCTCGTGTGCGTCGCGAAGACGGCGGCGAGTTACGCAGTGTTCTCGGACACGCACCGCTTCGCGGTGAGCGTGCTCGCCGAAGACCAGAAGCATGTGTCCGGCGTGTTCGCTTCGAAGGCCGCGGACAAGTTCGCGCAAGTGCCGTGGAGCACGCGCAAAACGGGCGCGCCGGTGATGGATGGCTCGGCCGCGAGCTTCGACTGCACGACGCATCAAGTGGTCGATGCGGGCGATCACATCATCCTGATCGGTCGCGTGGTGGACTTCGTGCAAACGAGTTCGTCGCCGCTTGGCTACTGCCGCGGCGCATACGTGAACTTCAGCCTGTCGCAGGACGCGCTGGCCGCGGCCGCTGGGCGCGCGAAAGTCGGCGCGATCCTCGAGCACCGCGACGGGCTGGTGCTCGTCGACACCGGCAAAGGCTTGGGGCTGCCAACCGGCATCAAGCTCGACCCGGCCAGCGATCCCGCGAGCCTGCACGGCGTGCTCGCCAAGCTCGGCCTGCATGTGCATCTCGACTTCCTGTTCGCAGTGTTTGAGGACGGCAGCGGCAAGGAGCCCGGCGTGCATATCTACTATCGCGGCCGCGTGATTCCCAACGGCTCGCCGTGGCTCGACAGCAGCGTGCGCATCGTGCCGCTGTCCCAGATTCCGTGGGACGACGTGAGCGACGCCGCGGTGCGCTCGATGCTCGAACGCTATGAGCGCGAACGCAGGCAGGACGCGTTCGGCATTTATGTCGGCGACAGCGAAGCCGGCACCGTGCAGCCGCTCGGCCTCGCGCATTGA
- a CDS encoding DUF1330 domain-containing protein, giving the protein MAAYWIAHVTVLDAAKYKGYTDIAPQAFNKYGAVFLARGGASEVLEGESFERHVVIRFRDMQTALDCYHSPEYQAAKQKRDGHCRAQITIVEGLGG; this is encoded by the coding sequence ATGGCTGCATATTGGATAGCCCACGTAACCGTGCTCGATGCGGCGAAATACAAGGGCTACACGGACATCGCACCGCAGGCGTTCAACAAGTACGGCGCGGTGTTTCTCGCGCGCGGCGGCGCGTCGGAGGTGCTGGAAGGTGAATCGTTCGAGCGGCACGTCGTGATTCGCTTCAGGGACATGCAAACGGCGCTCGACTGCTATCACTCGCCCGAGTATCAGGCCGCCAAACAGAAGCGCGATGGACATTGCCGGGCACAGATCACGATCGTCGAGGGCCTGGGCGGCTGA
- a CDS encoding amino acid synthesis family protein, with the protein MSLIRKSILHVETVYVDGDKVAAKPLKMIGAAAVIKNPWAGRGYVEDLSPEIRALAPQLSEHLTRLIIDEAGSGEAVEAFGKSAIVGLAGEIEHASALIHTLHFGNTYRSAVGAKSYLAFNNTRGPANAPLLIPMMDKNDEGRRSHYLTLQFAIADAPAADELVIAIGAATGGRPHHRIGDRYKDLAELGNDAKNPAAVK; encoded by the coding sequence ATGAGCCTGATTCGCAAATCCATCCTCCATGTCGAGACCGTCTATGTCGACGGCGACAAGGTCGCCGCCAAGCCGCTGAAAATGATCGGCGCGGCCGCCGTGATCAAGAACCCGTGGGCGGGCCGCGGTTATGTGGAAGACCTGTCGCCGGAGATTCGTGCGCTCGCGCCGCAACTGAGCGAGCACCTGACCAGGCTGATCATCGACGAAGCCGGTTCGGGCGAAGCGGTCGAAGCGTTCGGCAAGAGCGCGATCGTCGGCCTTGCGGGCGAGATCGAGCATGCGTCCGCGCTGATCCACACGCTGCACTTCGGCAACACGTATCGCTCGGCCGTCGGCGCGAAGTCGTATCTGGCGTTCAACAACACGCGCGGCCCCGCCAACGCGCCGCTGCTGATCCCGATGATGGACAAGAACGACGAAGGCCGCCGTTCGCACTATTTGACGCTGCAGTTTGCGATTGCGGACGCGCCGGCCGCGGACGAACTCGTGATCGCGATTGGCGCCGCTACCGGTGGCCGTCCGCATCACCGCATTGGCGATCGCTACAAAGACCTCGCAGAGCTCGGAAATGACGCCAAGAACCCTGCAGCTGTCAAATAA
- a CDS encoding GntR family transcriptional regulator — protein MHDLKIDRNVKTLRELTLDKLRAAIVQGYFRPGTRLVERTLCDELGVSRTVVREVLRHLETEGLVEIVARQGPIVARLDPAQVGEIYELRGLLEANAARACAEGATPEVVRQLREIRAIIEDAFEKRDLPRVLEYTERFYETLFEAANKQVSLALVTSLNARINRLRALTIATPGRGGDSNREMNLLLDAIERRDGDAASAASFAHIKRVSELALAVLAEQNEATGDA, from the coding sequence ATGCACGACCTCAAAATCGACCGCAATGTCAAAACCTTGCGTGAACTCACGCTCGACAAACTGCGCGCCGCGATAGTCCAGGGGTATTTCCGGCCGGGCACCCGCCTCGTCGAACGCACGCTGTGCGACGAACTTGGCGTGAGCCGCACCGTCGTGCGCGAGGTGCTGCGGCATCTGGAGACCGAAGGCCTGGTCGAGATCGTCGCGCGGCAAGGACCGATCGTCGCGCGGCTCGACCCCGCGCAGGTCGGCGAGATCTACGAGTTGCGCGGGCTGCTCGAAGCGAACGCCGCGCGGGCCTGCGCCGAGGGCGCCACGCCTGAAGTCGTGCGGCAACTGCGCGAGATCCGCGCAATCATCGAAGACGCATTCGAGAAACGCGATCTGCCCCGCGTGCTCGAATACACCGAGCGCTTCTATGAAACGCTGTTCGAAGCCGCCAACAAACAGGTGTCGCTGGCGCTCGTCACGTCGCTGAACGCGCGCATCAACCGCCTGCGCGCGTTGACCATCGCGACGCCGGGCCGAGGCGGCGATTCGAACCGCGAAATGAACCTGCTGCTCGACGCGATCGAGCGGCGCGACGGTGACGCGGCGTCCGCAGCGTCGTTCGCGCATATCAAGCGGGTGTCGGAACTGGCTTTGGCGGTTCTTGCGGAGCAGAACGAAGCGACCGGCGACGCCTAA